A stretch of Fundicoccus culcitae DNA encodes these proteins:
- a CDS encoding CopY/TcrY family copper transport repressor, which yields MNVKQATVSISDAEWEVMRVVWASNYMTSREIIDTLMAIKDWKEGTIKSLLNRLIQKEAIAKDTSTTPYTYYPTISLVEATQQRSDDLVSQTCTRDRADIIQHLIDTNELSQDDIQNLMDSLQNKLKTAPTSVTCQCPAGQCHCHLH from the coding sequence TTGAATGTAAAACAAGCAACGGTATCAATTAGCGATGCTGAGTGGGAAGTCATGCGGGTTGTTTGGGCAAGTAATTATATGACGAGCCGTGAAATTATCGACACCTTAATGGCGATTAAAGATTGGAAAGAGGGTACGATTAAATCTCTTTTAAATCGTCTCATTCAAAAGGAAGCTATTGCAAAAGATACGTCAACCACACCTTATACTTATTACCCAACCATTAGTTTAGTCGAGGCGACACAACAACGCAGTGATGATTTGGTCAGTCAAACATGTACACGTGATCGGGCTGACATTATCCAACATCTCATTGACACCAATGAATTATCTCAAGACGATATCCAAAACTTGATGGATAGCTTGCAAAACAAATTAAAAACGGCACCAACGTCCGTTACTTGCCAATGTCCCGCAGGACAATGTCACTGTCACTTACATTAA
- a CDS encoding heavy-metal-associated domain-containing protein encodes MEKTFKVKKMGCQNCANTIHTSLSQLTGVNDVEVSLQDKTAKVQYDANLVQPDQMVAAVSQAGYELID; translated from the coding sequence ATGGAAAAAACATTTAAGGTTAAAAAGATGGGTTGTCAAAACTGTGCCAATACCATTCACACTAGCTTAAGTCAATTAACAGGGGTTAATGACGTTGAGGTAAGTTTACAAGACAAAACAGCCAAAGTACAATATGATGCAAACTTGGTACAACCTGATCAAATGGTCGCTGCCGTTTCCCAAGCAGGTTACGAATTAATTGACTAA
- a CDS encoding heavy metal translocating P-type ATPase: MKQTFKVEGMTCASCAQTVEKALGKAEGVKEAVVNLTTEEATLTYNDQALSFDQVQSIVQSSGYDLVKEDSSSWVPLTNASMVQTYAIDGMTCASCAQTVEQAVNRLSEVKQAAVNLATEQMQVVWDSSDVIDPDLIQNTVDQAGYEAALVLSANDRYEQSQAKKEAKLKEEKTRLMWMAVFTIPLFILTMGPMLGMPLPSIIDMHHNFVNNALLQLALTIPVIWLARGIFVRGFKTLLNGHPNMDTLVAIGTSAAFIQGLVMTFLMATGRVVPEGHPDLYFESAAVILTLITLGNYMEELAKGKTSAAIKNLMDLTPDEARRVNADGSVEMVPVELIQLGDLIQVRPGESLPVDGEIVTGQSSIDESMLTGESMPVEKNVGDNVTGASINKTGSFTYKATKIGQDTLLAQIVQMVQDAQGSKAPIAKLADVISSYFVPIVIILAILSGLMWYFIIGESLPFALNIFISVLIIACPCALGLATPTAIMVGTGNAAQKGILFKSGVALENTHHADAILLDKTGTITQGQPTVNDFVVVDGLDEIEALRLVASAESVSEHPLGEAIVNYATNEKQLSLLAVDSFDSITGQGIVAVIGDKTVKVGNQKLMQGVNHFDQTATQQAEAFAQAAKTPMYFAIDDNYAGIVTVSDPIKETSFSAVQQLKAMGLEVIMITGDNRFTAEKIAEQAGIDRVFSEVMPEDKADMVIKLQNEGKHVIMVGDGINDAPALAQADIGMAIGSGTDIAMESADTVLMHDNLEDVVTAIDLSNKTIRNIKQNLFWAFAYNVIGIPIAMGLLHLFFNGPLLNPMFAALAMSLSSVSVLMNALRLRNA; the protein is encoded by the coding sequence ATGAAACAAACATTTAAAGTTGAAGGGATGACTTGCGCCTCCTGTGCTCAAACTGTCGAAAAAGCCTTAGGTAAGGCTGAAGGTGTTAAAGAAGCGGTGGTTAATTTAACAACGGAAGAAGCTACTTTAACGTATAATGATCAAGCCTTATCTTTTGATCAAGTACAGTCCATTGTCCAAAGTAGTGGGTATGATTTAGTTAAAGAAGATAGTTCAAGTTGGGTGCCACTTACCAATGCATCCATGGTTCAAACTTATGCCATTGATGGCATGACGTGTGCTTCGTGTGCTCAAACCGTTGAACAAGCGGTCAATCGTTTATCTGAGGTTAAACAAGCGGCGGTTAACTTAGCGACCGAACAAATGCAAGTCGTATGGGATTCGTCAGACGTTATTGACCCTGATTTAATTCAAAACACTGTTGACCAAGCTGGTTATGAAGCTGCACTGGTTTTATCAGCTAATGATCGGTATGAACAGTCGCAAGCCAAAAAAGAAGCTAAATTAAAAGAAGAAAAAACACGTTTAATGTGGATGGCGGTCTTTACCATTCCATTATTTATTTTAACGATGGGTCCAATGTTAGGGATGCCTTTACCTTCCATTATTGACATGCATCATAATTTTGTCAATAATGCTTTATTGCAATTAGCCTTAACCATTCCGGTTATCTGGTTAGCCAGAGGGATATTCGTCCGCGGTTTTAAAACCTTATTAAATGGGCATCCGAATATGGATACCTTAGTCGCTATCGGAACGAGTGCCGCTTTTATTCAAGGGTTGGTCATGACTTTCTTAATGGCAACTGGACGCGTCGTCCCTGAAGGGCATCCGGATTTATATTTTGAGTCAGCCGCTGTTATTTTAACCCTGATTACTTTGGGGAATTATATGGAAGAGTTGGCCAAAGGAAAGACCAGTGCCGCCATTAAAAATCTCATGGACTTAACGCCAGATGAAGCACGGCGAGTGAATGCTGATGGTTCGGTTGAAATGGTGCCCGTTGAATTAATTCAGCTAGGCGATTTGATTCAAGTGCGTCCCGGTGAAAGTTTGCCGGTCGATGGTGAAATTGTCACTGGCCAATCGTCAATCGATGAATCGATGTTAACCGGTGAAAGTATGCCCGTTGAAAAAAATGTTGGCGACAATGTAACGGGAGCAAGTATTAATAAAACTGGAAGCTTTACATACAAAGCCACTAAAATTGGCCAAGATACCCTACTTGCTCAAATTGTCCAAATGGTACAAGATGCGCAAGGTAGCAAAGCACCGATTGCTAAACTAGCGGATGTTATTTCATCTTATTTTGTTCCGATTGTTATTATTTTAGCCATTTTGTCCGGCTTAATGTGGTATTTTATTATTGGTGAAAGCTTACCTTTTGCCTTAAATATTTTCATTAGTGTTTTAATTATTGCTTGTCCGTGTGCGCTAGGTTTAGCAACACCAACAGCCATTATGGTCGGAACGGGTAATGCCGCTCAAAAAGGGATTTTGTTTAAGAGTGGGGTGGCTTTAGAAAATACGCATCATGCTGACGCCATTCTATTAGACAAAACCGGAACAATTACCCAAGGTCAACCAACTGTCAATGATTTTGTGGTTGTTGATGGTTTGGATGAAATTGAAGCTTTACGCTTAGTTGCATCAGCAGAGTCCGTTTCAGAACACCCTCTGGGCGAAGCGATTGTTAATTACGCAACTAATGAAAAACAATTATCCCTGCTTGCGGTTGATTCATTTGATAGTATCACCGGTCAAGGTATTGTAGCTGTTATTGGAGATAAGACCGTCAAAGTTGGAAATCAAAAACTGATGCAAGGTGTTAATCATTTTGACCAAACTGCAACACAACAAGCCGAAGCTTTTGCACAAGCAGCCAAAACACCGATGTACTTTGCTATCGATGACAATTACGCTGGCATTGTGACCGTATCTGATCCAATTAAAGAAACAAGTTTCTCAGCTGTCCAACAACTAAAAGCCATGGGCTTAGAAGTTATCATGATTACGGGAGACAATCGTTTTACCGCTGAGAAAATCGCTGAACAAGCCGGTATCGACCGCGTCTTTAGTGAAGTGATGCCTGAAGATAAAGCTGATATGGTTATTAAACTTCAAAATGAAGGCAAACACGTTATTATGGTTGGGGATGGCATTAATGATGCCCCTGCCCTTGCCCAAGCTGATATCGGTATGGCTATTGGGTCAGGAACAGATATCGCGATGGAATCGGCCGACACCGTCTTAATGCACGATAACCTCGAAGACGTTGTCACAGCTATAGACTTAAGTAATAAAACCATCCGCAATATTAAGCAAAACCTTTTCTGGGCGTTCGCTTACAATGTGATTGGTATTCCGATTGCTATGGGCTTGTTGCACCTCTTCTTTAACGGTCCACTACTTAACCCAATGTTCGCCGCCCTGGCCATGAGCTTAAGTTCCGTTTCCGTTTTAATGAATGCTTTACGCCTACGTAACGCCTAA
- the nrdF gene encoding class 1b ribonucleoside-diphosphate reductase subunit beta: MTSEFKNTPNYEAINWNNIEDLIDKLTWEKLTEQFWLDTRIPLSNDLDDWRTLSANEKDIVGKVFGGLTLLDTLQSEDAIERLRQSVRTQHEEAVLNNIQFMESVHAKSYSSIFSTLNSKAEIEEIFRWTNSNELIQYKAKKINDIYKNGTDLQAKAASVLLESFLFYSGFFAPLYYLGNNKLANVAEIIKLIIRDESVHGTYIGYKFQLGYNELPENEQDDLKAWVYEVLFELYQNESQFTQLIYDQVGWTEKVKVFIRYNANKALQNLGFDPLFPDTAEDVDPIVMNGISTGTSNHDFFSQVGNGYLLGAVEAMQNDDYTKWMN; encoded by the coding sequence ATGACGTCTGAATTTAAAAACACCCCCAATTATGAGGCGATTAACTGGAATAACATCGAAGATTTAATCGACAAATTAACCTGGGAAAAATTAACCGAACAATTTTGGCTCGACACCCGCATTCCCTTATCGAATGATTTGGATGATTGGCGGACGCTATCAGCCAATGAAAAAGACATTGTTGGGAAAGTATTCGGTGGCTTAACGTTGCTAGACACCTTACAATCTGAAGATGCCATTGAGCGTCTACGTCAATCGGTCCGCACCCAACATGAAGAAGCCGTCTTGAATAATATTCAATTTATGGAATCCGTGCATGCTAAAAGTTATTCATCGATTTTCTCTACTTTAAATAGTAAAGCCGAAATCGAAGAGATTTTCCGTTGGACCAACTCTAATGAGTTAATCCAATACAAAGCGAAGAAAATCAACGATATTTATAAAAATGGCACAGACTTGCAAGCCAAAGCAGCCAGCGTGTTGCTAGAGTCTTTCCTCTTTTATTCAGGCTTTTTTGCGCCACTCTACTACTTAGGCAACAATAAACTGGCGAATGTGGCTGAAATCATTAAGCTTATCATTCGTGATGAATCGGTGCATGGAACGTACATTGGTTACAAATTCCAATTAGGTTACAATGAGTTGCCTGAAAACGAGCAAGATGACCTTAAAGCGTGGGTCTACGAAGTCTTGTTTGAACTATATCAAAATGAAAGTCAGTTCACCCAACTCATTTATGATCAAGTTGGCTGGACCGAAAAAGTCAAAGTCTTTATTCGCTACAATGCCAATAAAGCCCTACAAAACCTTGGCTTTGATCCCTTGTTCCCGGACACCGCCGAAGATGTGGATCCTATCGTGATGAACGGAATTTCGACCGGCACCAGCAACCACGACTTCTTCTCGCAAGTCGGCAACGGCTATCTCCTAGGCGCCGTGGAAGCCATGCAAAATGACGACTACACCAAATGGATGAACTAA
- a CDS encoding DUF1002 domain-containing protein, translating into MKLFKSLTAIALGGLLISVPMSNILTNTPLESVSAQSSTTQGQTLVALGSSLTDSQAQQTLSLLGANDVSSDKIITVNGSLINEFLADGSTDSTPVYSSVAIEPRGEGYGVQVQILTPANILSVSSKTYQNAAITAGASNVLIKIAAVEPVTGEGALTGVYKLYESTGQQLSSANIELAQKEISLIETIKVETGLDEAVINQIQSLIKQAISEELAVNGELADETVISLVNQILTEQGVALDSNEAAKFIEFALEYAQSEVALDDETAQQIEDSTTDVWSVESAIDFWEASVLNYVGPEIGTYNRANWSQYAYEGLSEEAIVLYLTSEDGQGSYWNFIRNNSGSVSIFQFLGDDSFPDVPFHSYLVNADDFSMIEDTPVNSREGENNGASWSGDKYQQLVAFMDDWGDSMGQYYEDYNLNQTISMYGISFPDEVIDLLSVNDVAVNAEWVEYAPLDPESDFYVVAAFTDKQYITDNIEGYQFPHFYLFGFDLEGTPMVVHSQQNQGMPDGLIHFYSTENAALQAGFEEIAYSSWD; encoded by the coding sequence ATGAAATTATTCAAATCATTGACAGCCATCGCTCTTGGAGGGCTACTTATTTCCGTTCCAATGTCTAACATCTTAACAAATACCCCCTTGGAAAGCGTTTCAGCTCAAAGTTCTACCACTCAAGGACAAACCCTTGTTGCTTTAGGCAGCTCTTTGACTGACAGTCAAGCACAACAAACGTTATCTCTTTTAGGTGCTAATGATGTTTCTAGTGATAAAATTATTACAGTTAATGGATCGCTTATTAATGAATTTTTAGCGGATGGTTCTACCGACAGTACGCCCGTCTATTCAAGTGTCGCCATCGAACCGCGTGGTGAAGGATACGGTGTCCAAGTGCAAATATTAACGCCAGCTAATATCTTATCCGTTAGTTCTAAGACTTATCAAAATGCAGCCATTACCGCGGGTGCTTCTAATGTCTTGATTAAAATCGCTGCGGTTGAACCGGTAACAGGTGAAGGTGCTTTAACGGGAGTCTATAAATTATATGAATCAACTGGTCAACAGTTAAGTTCCGCTAATATTGAATTAGCTCAGAAAGAAATTTCGTTGATTGAAACCATTAAAGTTGAAACAGGTTTAGACGAAGCAGTCATTAATCAAATTCAATCATTAATTAAACAAGCAATTAGCGAAGAATTAGCGGTTAATGGTGAGTTGGCTGATGAGACCGTGATTAGTCTAGTCAATCAAATCTTAACGGAACAAGGTGTGGCGCTTGATTCGAATGAAGCAGCGAAATTTATTGAATTTGCTCTTGAATATGCTCAGTCGGAAGTGGCTTTAGATGACGAAACGGCTCAACAAATCGAAGATTCGACGACTGATGTGTGGTCCGTTGAAAGTGCGATTGATTTTTGGGAGGCCTCAGTGTTAAATTATGTCGGTCCCGAAATTGGTACGTATAATCGCGCTAATTGGAGCCAATATGCGTATGAAGGGTTGAGCGAAGAAGCCATTGTCTTGTATCTAACGAGTGAAGATGGTCAAGGTAGTTATTGGAATTTTATTCGAAATAACTCTGGGAGTGTCAGTATTTTTCAATTTTTAGGGGATGATTCTTTCCCAGATGTCCCTTTTCATTCTTATTTAGTCAATGCCGATGATTTTAGTATGATTGAAGACACTCCTGTTAATTCCCGTGAAGGAGAAAATAATGGTGCATCCTGGTCCGGTGATAAATATCAGCAATTAGTGGCGTTTATGGATGACTGGGGTGACAGCATGGGACAATATTATGAAGATTACAATTTAAATCAGACGATCAGTATGTATGGTATTTCATTCCCGGATGAAGTCATCGATCTGTTATCAGTGAATGACGTGGCGGTGAATGCTGAGTGGGTCGAGTATGCGCCGCTTGACCCTGAAAGTGATTTTTATGTAGTGGCTGCTTTTACTGACAAACAATATATCACGGATAATATTGAGGGCTATCAGTTCCCACATTTCTACTTGTTTGGGTTTGATCTGGAAGGCACGCCTATGGTTGTCCATAGCCAACAAAACCAAGGTATGCCTGATGGCTTGATTCATTTTTACTCGACTGAAAATGCCGCTTTGCAAGCTGGGTTTGAAGAGATTGCGTATAGTAGTTGGGATTAG
- a CDS encoding HdeD family acid-resistance protein gives MFKTRESKWGNIIMGILMLVLAVLTYRNPLATVASIVVILAVGAIIKGLFEITTRRNLAKSIGAPTWPMWLIGIIDIIVGIYLLMNAGLGVAAMPFAFAIWFIVDSIGAIGTSFMIRRVSNSNFWLTLILGIIGLIVGIALLYNPASAAVTVVNLLIIYFVIAAIGHFIAAFTK, from the coding sequence ATGTTTAAAACAAGAGAAAGTAAATGGGGCAATATTATCATGGGAATACTGATGTTAGTACTCGCCGTATTAACTTATCGCAACCCATTAGCAACGGTGGCTTCCATTGTTGTGATTTTAGCTGTTGGCGCAATTATTAAAGGTTTGTTTGAAATAACCACCCGTCGTAATTTAGCGAAATCAATTGGAGCACCTACTTGGCCTATGTGGCTTATCGGAATTATTGATATTATCGTTGGTATTTATTTATTAATGAACGCAGGTCTTGGTGTGGCAGCTATGCCGTTTGCATTCGCTATTTGGTTTATTGTCGATTCAATTGGTGCAATCGGAACGTCCTTTATGATTCGCCGCGTTTCCAATTCTAACTTTTGGTTAACACTTATCTTAGGAATTATTGGTCTTATCGTCGGCATTGCCTTACTCTATAATCCAGCGTCAGCCGCTGTAACCGTCGTGAATCTGTTAATTATCTACTTTGTTATCGCCGCGATTGGCCACTTTATTGCCGCTTTCACCAAATAA
- the nrdE gene encoding class 1b ribonucleoside-diphosphate reductase subunit alpha — translation MDKPVLSSKPKEVSYFKLNNELNRPIDNKIPLHKDREAVRAYFLEHVNPNTVFFYTLDEKIDYLITNDYLEREFIEKYDRGFIKELMSTTYNMKFRFKSFMSAFKFYTQYALKTDDGKRYLERYEDRIVFASLYLADGDTELATSLRDEMISQRYQPATPTFLNAGRKRRGELVSCFLIQLTDDMNSIGRGINSALQLSRIGGGVGVNLSNLRAAGDPIKKIENASSGVVPVMKLLEDSFSYSNQLGQRNGAGAVYLNVFHPDVVSFLSTKKENADEKIRVKTLSLGLVVPDKFYELAAKDEPMYLFSPYDVERIYGKPFSYVDITKEFDNLVNNPEIRKSKISARELENEISKLQQESGYPYIINIDTANKTNPIEGTITMSNLCSEILQVQQPSFINDRQEYEVLGTDISCNLGSTNIPNMIQSPDFEKSVDTAVRALTYVTDHSNIEAVPTIKHGNDQAHTIGLGGMGLHTLFALNQMYYGSPESVELTEAYFYALNYYTLVSSNKIAKERQTTFANFENSDYANGSYFDRYIENPFEIKDSKVADIMKNVPMPTSEDWAELKAKVQADGLYHQNRMAIAPTGSISYVNETSASLHPITQLIEERQEKKTGKTYYPAPHLSNDTIKYYQSAYDIDMRKVIDIYAAAQKHIDQGMSLTLFMRSEIPEGMYEWKEGRTNKMTTRDLNILRHYAWKKGIKSIYYVRTYTDDGDEVGSNACESCSI, via the coding sequence TTGGATAAACCCGTATTAAGTAGTAAACCTAAAGAAGTATCTTACTTCAAATTAAATAACGAGTTAAATCGACCGATTGATAATAAAATTCCTTTACACAAGGATCGCGAAGCGGTAAGAGCCTATTTCTTGGAACATGTGAATCCTAATACAGTTTTCTTTTACACGTTGGATGAGAAAATTGATTATTTAATTACCAATGATTATTTAGAGCGTGAATTTATTGAAAAATATGATCGTGGTTTCATTAAAGAATTAATGTCAACGACCTATAACATGAAATTCCGTTTTAAATCATTTATGTCAGCTTTTAAATTTTATACTCAATATGCCTTGAAAACCGATGACGGTAAGCGCTACTTGGAGCGTTATGAAGATCGGATTGTGTTTGCTTCTTTATATTTAGCCGATGGCGATACCGAATTAGCGACGAGTTTACGTGATGAAATGATTTCACAACGTTACCAACCAGCGACACCGACCTTTTTAAACGCAGGGCGTAAACGTCGAGGTGAGTTAGTGTCGTGTTTCTTAATTCAATTAACGGACGATATGAATAGTATTGGACGTGGGATTAATTCAGCACTTCAATTATCACGGATCGGTGGCGGAGTAGGGGTTAACTTATCCAACTTGCGTGCAGCGGGCGACCCCATTAAGAAGATTGAGAATGCTTCAAGCGGGGTCGTGCCCGTCATGAAATTATTGGAAGATAGTTTCAGCTATTCCAACCAATTGGGTCAACGGAATGGGGCAGGAGCCGTATACTTGAACGTTTTCCATCCTGACGTGGTTTCTTTCTTATCCACTAAAAAAGAAAATGCCGATGAAAAAATTCGGGTGAAAACTTTATCCTTAGGTCTCGTGGTTCCAGATAAATTTTATGAATTAGCGGCTAAAGATGAACCCATGTATTTATTTAGCCCTTACGATGTGGAACGGATCTACGGCAAGCCATTTTCTTATGTTGATATTACGAAGGAATTCGACAATTTAGTCAATAACCCTGAAATTCGCAAGTCAAAAATTTCAGCCCGTGAATTAGAAAATGAAATTAGTAAATTACAACAAGAATCAGGCTATCCATATATCATTAATATTGATACAGCCAACAAAACAAACCCGATTGAAGGAACGATTACTATGAGTAATTTATGTTCTGAAATCTTACAAGTGCAACAACCATCATTTATTAATGATCGCCAAGAATATGAAGTGTTGGGCACCGATATTTCATGTAATTTAGGTTCGACCAACATTCCTAATATGATCCAATCGCCTGATTTTGAAAAATCCGTTGATACGGCGGTGCGTGCCTTAACCTATGTAACCGACCATTCAAACATCGAAGCCGTGCCAACCATCAAACACGGAAATGACCAAGCACATACGATTGGTTTAGGTGGCATGGGATTACACACTTTGTTTGCTTTGAATCAAATGTACTATGGTTCACCTGAGTCGGTCGAACTAACCGAAGCCTATTTCTATGCTTTAAATTACTACACTTTAGTGTCTAGTAACAAAATCGCGAAAGAACGCCAAACAACCTTTGCAAATTTTGAAAACTCAGATTATGCGAACGGTAGCTATTTTGACCGATACATTGAAAATCCCTTTGAAATCAAAGACTCAAAAGTAGCCGATATTATGAAAAATGTGCCAATGCCAACCAGTGAAGACTGGGCGGAATTAAAGGCAAAAGTTCAAGCCGATGGTTTATACCACCAAAACCGCATGGCAATTGCCCCAACTGGTTCTATTTCTTATGTTAATGAAACAAGTGCGAGCTTGCACCCAATTACCCAACTGATTGAAGAGCGTCAAGAGAAAAAAACCGGAAAAACCTATTATCCAGCGCCACACTTATCCAATGACACCATTAAATATTACCAATCCGCTTATGATATTGATATGCGTAAAGTCATCGATATTTATGCCGCAGCCCAAAAACATATTGATCAAGGCATGTCATTAACCTTATTTATGCGTTCAGAAATACCTGAAGGTATGTACGAATGGAAAGAAGGCCGCACCAACAAAATGACAACCAGAGATTTAAATATCTTGCGTCACTACGCTTGGAAAAAAGGCATCAAGTCAATTTATTATGTACGAACTTATACCGACGATGGTGATGAAGTAGGTAGCAATGCGTGTGAAAGTTGCTCCATTTAA
- a CDS encoding DUF4349 domain-containing protein, translating into MKKWMIVLAGVLFLAACGEQAPNETEMTTPTTYEETANRNVTDVQLDDDANYYDEARPEDNRYLIHTAYVGLQTVDYESSKQQLFDFIGNSDAYIQYQNEYTSSNYYQDDRGLHTLSLTLRVPQASFEEALATLTSGGIGEVVQNSRGSEDVTRSMTDLDIRIESIDARIGRLNDLLDEATLISDIIEIQYSVEEAILERDQLLSEQATLEDQVNDSTITIELREVRRLDDGITTNQSFWDRIKDALVDTGYQTIIVLQEALLSVIYFLPYLLLLIIIGLYFLLIHPFVRRRRKNRKRTVETEKEIVTDNSNGIVQERKEISKETSNNSTKDLHNDEKDVN; encoded by the coding sequence ATGAAAAAATGGATGATTGTACTAGCAGGCGTTTTATTTCTGGCTGCATGTGGGGAACAGGCACCCAATGAAACCGAAATGACGACACCTACTACGTATGAGGAAACTGCCAATCGGAATGTCACAGATGTGCAATTGGATGATGATGCCAATTATTATGATGAGGCACGTCCGGAGGATAATCGCTATTTAATTCATACAGCTTATGTTGGCTTACAAACGGTCGATTATGAAAGCTCTAAACAACAGTTATTTGATTTTATTGGGAACAGTGATGCCTATATTCAATACCAAAATGAATATACCTCATCAAACTACTATCAAGATGATCGGGGTCTCCACACCTTGAGTTTAACCCTACGCGTACCCCAAGCGTCATTTGAAGAAGCTTTAGCAACATTAACTAGTGGGGGCATTGGAGAAGTTGTTCAAAACTCGAGAGGTTCTGAAGATGTGACACGTTCAATGACCGACTTAGATATACGAATCGAATCCATAGATGCAAGAATTGGCCGCCTTAATGATCTGTTAGATGAAGCAACCTTAATTTCAGATATCATTGAAATCCAATACAGTGTCGAAGAAGCAATTCTTGAAAGAGACCAACTCTTAAGTGAACAAGCAACGCTAGAAGATCAAGTGAACGATTCGACCATTACGATTGAATTGCGTGAAGTACGTCGCTTAGATGACGGTATAACAACCAATCAAAGTTTTTGGGACAGAATTAAAGACGCCTTGGTTGATACAGGCTACCAAACAATTATCGTATTACAAGAGGCTTTGTTATCTGTGATTTATTTCTTGCCTTACTTATTATTATTGATAATAATTGGTTTATATTTCTTACTTATCCATCCATTTGTGAGACGTAGACGCAAAAACCGTAAAAGAACAGTGGAAACAGAAAAAGAGATTGTAACAGATAATTCAAATGGTATAGTACAGGAACGCAAAGAAATATCAAAAGAAACATCAAATAATTCAACAAAAGACTTGCATAACGACGAAAAAGATGTAAACTAA
- a CDS encoding nucleoside 2-deoxyribosyltransferase, producing the protein MPKLYFASPLFNEMEQNFNAMLAAKIRQAIPELDIYLPQEQGEINDKSAYADSKAIARYDTDALLESDIVLAVLDGLQLDPGVAAEVGIAYQANIPVVGLYTDTRQQGSDNVEKLKALQEVAESQFSYVNLYVVGLIKMNGTVVNSSDKVSPAIKEILNR; encoded by the coding sequence ATGCCTAAATTATATTTTGCAAGCCCCTTATTTAATGAAATGGAACAAAATTTCAATGCCATGTTAGCCGCAAAAATCCGCCAAGCGATTCCAGAATTAGATATTTATTTACCTCAAGAACAAGGGGAGATAAACGATAAAAGTGCCTATGCGGATTCTAAAGCCATCGCACGGTATGACACGGATGCCTTGCTTGAGTCCGATATTGTCTTGGCTGTACTGGATGGTCTACAATTAGATCCAGGTGTCGCAGCTGAAGTCGGGATTGCCTATCAAGCGAACATTCCAGTGGTCGGATTATATACTGATACGCGTCAACAAGGTAGCGATAATGTAGAAAAATTAAAGGCTTTACAAGAAGTAGCTGAATCACAATTTTCTTATGTTAATTTATATGTTGTTGGCTTGATTAAAATGAATGGGACGGTCGTTAACAGTTCCGATAAAGTAAGCCCTGCCATTAAAGAAATATTAAATCGTTAA
- the nrdI gene encoding class Ib ribonucleoside-diphosphate reductase assembly flavoprotein NrdI, which produces MLLVYMSLTGQTRKFVKKFEWETLELTPDNAFTEIHEPYIVIAPTYEREVTDVLFDFIETANNATYLKGVAGGGNRNFNTLFCFTARDIAKAFDVPLLHEFEFQGTINDVNKLKEQVANLG; this is translated from the coding sequence ATGTTATTGGTCTATATGTCGTTAACTGGTCAAACCCGAAAATTTGTTAAGAAGTTCGAGTGGGAGACGCTGGAATTAACGCCGGATAATGCTTTTACTGAAATCCATGAGCCTTATATTGTGATTGCGCCAACCTATGAGCGTGAGGTAACTGATGTGTTATTTGATTTCATTGAAACAGCCAACAATGCCACTTATTTAAAAGGTGTTGCAGGTGGTGGCAACCGAAATTTTAATACCTTGTTTTGTTTTACGGCAAGAGATATTGCTAAAGCCTTTGATGTTCCTTTGTTGCATGAATTTGAGTTTCAAGGAACCATTAATGATGTGAATAAATTGAAAGAGCAGGTGGCGAACCTTGGATAA